The window GTGACATTGTCGTCGGCACGCGCCTGCCCGGAACAGGCAGCGAGAATGCCCAGCATCAGCCCGCAATTGATGATCCGCACTTGAAGCTTCCTCCATTTGGGAAGCGGATTGGATTCCGCGCGCCGGCTCCGGCGCATGCATGCTTCCCTGGTGTGCAGTGATTTGAATGCGGCTGCGGTTATTCGCGGCGCCGTGCATCTTCTGCATCACGTTTTCCTGACGATCCTGTTCGGAATATTTTCGTTGGCTGCCGATCCGCACGCGCGATCGTTCAAGGCACAGTTCAAGGCAATGCGCATTGGGCCCGGCCGGGACATGACCGGGCCCACTTCGCGACGGGCAAGTGGTGGGACGGCGGCTATTTGCCCTTGGTCGCGCGCATCACCGTGGGGCGCGGTGATTTCGGCGTGGGGACGAATGCCATCGTCTCCCGCGTCGTGGGATTCGAGATGTTGCGATCACCGTTCGGATACATCGAGGCGTATGCGGCCGGCTCCTGCGACTGCCATTGCCACTGCGCGAAGGCGGGCGTCGCGATCGCGGCCGAGATGGCGACGACGGCAACGAACAGTTTGGACTTGGTCATGATATCTCTCCTGCCTGAGCGGACCGCATCATCGTGCGGCCGACATGGAGAGAGAGCGGAGTTTGCGGCTCCCCATTCCCGGCGGGTCATCACGATCCGGCGAAGCGGCCGTGAGTTCAGCTCACAACCCGCATGGAGAGTTACGACAGCTGAGGGCGATGAATGGAGAGAGGCGACTCTGATGTCGTCCTACTGCTTCGCGCTGCGACCAATCTTTCCCGGCTTGAACAGATCGAGGTCGATGGCCTGTCCCATCGCCAGATATCCGGTGCGGTTGGGATGAAGCTTGTCGCCGGCGCCGCCAGTCGTGCTTTCGGGAACGAACTCCGGCTTGAGGCCACCCGAGGCCGGATCGAGCGTCGCACGATCAAAATCGATCACGCCGTCGAATGTCCCCGAGCTACGGATGAATGCATTGAGCGCCTTGCGCTTGTCATCCTGCTCGGGAAAACCATGTGCTGCGCTTGTGCTGCCCAGTGCCGAAACGACGGTGGCGCCAATGATCCGGGCTTGCGGCCATTTTGCACGTAGCCTCGCGACGCCATCCTTCATCGCGGCGATGACCTGGTCGGCGGTAAAATTGCCGTTCTTGCTGAAATCGTTGATGCCTTCCAGCCAGATCAGGCTCGATATGCCGGACAGCGACAGCACGTCGCGATCGAGCCGCTGGCCCGAAGCGGGGCCGCCCGCGTACGGTTTGTCGGGACCATATTCGGCGGGGCCTGCGATTTGGTTGCCACCAATGCCGCCATTCACGACGGCGACCTTGTTGCCGTAGACCGCCTTCAGGCGACGCGACAGCACGTTGGGCCAACGATCGTCGCCATTCATGGTTGAGGCGGTCCCGTCGGTAATCGAATCCCCAAACGCCATGATGGCGAAGGCATCGGCAGGCGCAGTCATCTCGATCGCATCGAGAAAGAACCACGACGCAGTCGCATAGGGGAAGGAAGCCTCGTCTTCGAGGGCGCCCTTCGCACCGGCGCCGGGCGTACTGACATAGGAGGTGGTCAGCGCTTTGGCGTGCCAGGTCATCGGACCGCTCTGGCCGGCGACATGAAAACTGACCGCAAGCCGGCGGCCGGCGAGGTCATCGGGCCGCTTTGCAAACGGCAGCGCGATCGCATCGCTCCAGACCGAATTCCCCGGCGACACCGTAACGGAAGCCGCGCCGGCGAACGTGACCGGAATGTTGGAGCCACGGATCAACGCGGCACTGCCCGATTGCAAGCCGACGTAAACGCCGTCAAACGTGACGGGTTTGGTGCCGAAGGCGTTGCTGAGCCGGACGCGGGCCTGACGGCCCCAGATATCCGGCCGCACGATCAGGCGAAAGGTCTGGTCCCGCGCACCGGCCGCAGGCTCGGGAAACGCGAATTTCTGTTCGGGCTGGGCAGACGGATTGCCGACGGGGTATGGGCCCTGAACCGCGCCCGTCCAGGACACCACCCAATGTTCGTTATCCTTGGCGGTTGCGGTCTGAAGCGAGCCGACGAGCAGCGATGCTGCCACGAGACAATTCAACGCGCGCATTGTTTCCCCCGAACCCCAGGTAATTTGGGCACGACCTTAGAGCCGTCCGTTGGCCTTCAATAGGGCGGCAGAACGCTACCTGTCCAGACGCGCTGACGCACTCCTCGCCCGACGCAGGAGAGGACCTCGCAGGTTGCGTCGCCGGCGCCGACAAGACGCCCTTCGGAGCGACCGTTCACAGCTTCGAACGCATCAGGCGGACCAAGCTGTCGCCCGACAGATTTATGAATTCACGACCTAATACAGCGGTGGGATCTGGCCGACCTTGACCGGGCCGAGCAGCACGGCGCCATCCACGAACTTCAGCGGGAAGCTGCGAGCCTTCTTGCCTTCCAGCGTGCTCTCGGTGCCGATCGAATTGATGCCGGCGGCCACACCGGCATTGGCGTTCTGCTTGATGACCTTGCCGAGGCCGGGAACGGCGCGGTCGAGCGCACCGAACAGATTGTTCAGATCCTGCGACTTCACGCCGGGCGCGACGCGATCGAGGGTTGCCTGCGGCACCCCCTCTTCCAGCATCTTCTCGATGCCGAGTGCTGGGATCACGCGCTCGAGGCCCGTCACCGTCATCTGCAATTCGCCGTCGAGACGGCCGTTTACCGAGAGCCCGAGCGTGCCGGCCGCAACCGCGATCATCTCGCCCTGCTGGATCCGGGACTGCACGATCTCGATATGGCCGCCGGCGGCCTGGATCTCGCGGAAGCGCTGCGGCCACGGCTTTGGCGTGAGGTCGGACAGTCCGGTGATCTTCGCCCGGGTGTCGGCCTCGAATGGCTCGGCGAGCAGCGGATGAACGCCCTGGATGCTGCCCTGCGCGATCTGGAGCACGGTCTCGATCACGGGATGATCGGACGGCGATCCATCCGCGAGGCGTCCATGCAGCTCGACCTGTTTCGCGCGCGCGAGCGGCACCTGCACGCTGCCGTCGACACGATTGACGGTCGGCTCCTCGAACACGATGGAGGCGCGCTCCGGCACGGCGGGCAGGCCGAACACGCTGCTGCGACCCTTGCTCCAGTTCACGACGAAGGTGCTTTGCGTGACGCCGTCAGTGAGCGTCGCGGGTGCGGTGAATTCGGCGATGACGCGCTTGGGATCGTAGACCTGGGCGACGACCAGGATGTTGTCGAGCTTCGCCGTGAACGGCGTCTTGCTGGCGTTCTGCGACACCAGGGCGACGCTGGCGCCGGAACACTGGACCTCGAAGCGGAAGGGGAAGCCCGCGATCGAGCGCTTGGCGCAATCATAGACGCGGCCGGATTTGGCCTCCTGCGCGCGCCAAGCGTCGGCGGCGATTTCGGCCTGCGAGGCCGCATAGAACCAGAAGCAGCTCCACGCCACCGCGAGGATCAGGAGGATGACAGGGGCGATAAAAAGGCCCCAGCGGGAGCGCCGGCGTGCGGCAACGGTCATATCGGACATGCGGCGATCCTTTGACCCCTGATTTTGTCAAATGTAAGCGAGGTTGGCTTGCTCCGAAAGGCGGAGAATTC of the Bradyrhizobium sp. WSM1417 genome contains:
- a CDS encoding GDSL-type esterase/lipase family protein; its protein translation is MRALNCLVAASLLVGSLQTATAKDNEHWVVSWTGAVQGPYPVGNPSAQPEQKFAFPEPAAGARDQTFRLIVRPDIWGRQARVRLSNAFGTKPVTFDGVYVGLQSGSAALIRGSNIPVTFAGAASVTVSPGNSVWSDAIALPFAKRPDDLAGRRLAVSFHVAGQSGPMTWHAKALTTSYVSTPGAGAKGALEDEASFPYATASWFFLDAIEMTAPADAFAIMAFGDSITDGTASTMNGDDRWPNVLSRRLKAVYGNKVAVVNGGIGGNQIAGPAEYGPDKPYAGGPASGQRLDRDVLSLSGISSLIWLEGINDFSKNGNFTADQVIAAMKDGVARLRAKWPQARIIGATVVSALGSTSAAHGFPEQDDKRKALNAFIRSSGTFDGVIDFDRATLDPASGGLKPEFVPESTTGGAGDKLHPNRTGYLAMGQAIDLDLFKPGKIGRSAKQ
- a CDS encoding DUF2125 domain-containing protein — protein: MSDMTVAARRRSRWGLFIAPVILLILAVAWSCFWFYAASQAEIAADAWRAQEAKSGRVYDCAKRSIAGFPFRFEVQCSGASVALVSQNASKTPFTAKLDNILVVAQVYDPKRVIAEFTAPATLTDGVTQSTFVVNWSKGRSSVFGLPAVPERASIVFEEPTVNRVDGSVQVPLARAKQVELHGRLADGSPSDHPVIETVLQIAQGSIQGVHPLLAEPFEADTRAKITGLSDLTPKPWPQRFREIQAAGGHIEIVQSRIQQGEMIAVAAGTLGLSVNGRLDGELQMTVTGLERVIPALGIEKMLEEGVPQATLDRVAPGVKSQDLNNLFGALDRAVPGLGKVIKQNANAGVAAGINSIGTESTLEGKKARSFPLKFVDGAVLLGPVKVGQIPPLY